A portion of the Toxoplasma gondii ME49 chromosome VIIb, whole genome shotgun sequence genome contains these proteins:
- a CDS encoding hypothetical protein (encoded by transcript TGME49_257300), producing the protein MNCSWDTAVWGDALPPCTHPPFRRPSLLQGTPTEADDFVISQKTVAQQCVDLTPAYAAHLLSDVSSDTFSGASTPRVPPASELEERKPPRRLSGVSPPSALKRRETKEPRRGRGPAKTREAGAEAAAESDKEERQFKQFIRQRFTQLNRVWPAPRAAVFIIGRCSEKQGKRGTEQDLPVVSGGDLVAAAEFHQLHSLCFLQRMTTSLHVRRPEAAKPATTPVPPRKPQSASPASRVSFAPPPEAKVKSSASSLQGVSPVQLPPSPPAPSPPAPSPPAPSPPAPSPSPASAPPAPSPPSVSPPAPSPPSVSPPAPSPPSVSPPAPPPPSVSPPAPSPPSVAPPAPPAPSVAPPSLSPPAPSPPSVSPPAPSAAPPPVAKEAEKKKEEEVKKEETKKEGEVKKEEEKKTEGEEKKEGEVKKEEEKKEGEEKKEGEVKKEEEKKEGEEKKEEEKKEGEEKKEEEKKEGEEKKEEEKKEGEETKKLEIDKIDLSQDEAQDKLADQLVAAEKSQCADDPAGTIVQTALILSEDEQKCINAQVEKWTKLVIHISHTDRLFFKFANFFSKGTLKVRLYCIAFYENEDPNYVSLLSGHRTKLARPEVHPAHPMSRIRCKINQELVLPFDASSRGFYLGVVAVMGQKKKTGEGEFRRKLIGMTELIDARRDKIRLRRTVVWALFVPQDLVDHVPAPQITGEIFFSAEGFEGDKGPPLPKESVLRASFDFGGADRLQAQRLAKEKQGKAPPEKPTGFFQRLFGGRQKAEIPPLKPEDYAGFLKTSLGKIPAPATHKPRFLNLLDETTRPDDAVHGEPEVLRIVRNRMSIMQNVIVTAAEPAPESQAKREEGQASASDGSAPEAGGDRAKPSDGSTSLKSSQGRERTVQAADSAGVPVSGSGRLGGKAKEAVSGRESGRGTTLAPPSRASAKATNASTGGKKAAESKAAGKSKAAEASTRSLQSPRPEAKSKSGATAEGKTSKGGKQGGAPAAGKQSKSASPTTKQPNKSAASPNAKLDPKSAAGRKGDAKAAAPAAKGDAKQAGFSPRPKENSRTAASADATKQKQASPAGKQPAKAANAGKIAETKVTAPPPVKKSAGVSPKGAAAKPAAQKDAGPPKKDSKSGTAEKKAAPAKPVESAPKKEATGKALKKAAPSGPPKKA; encoded by the exons ATGAATTGCTCCTGGGATACGGCTGTCTGGGGGGATGCTCTGCCTCCGTGCACGCACCCTCCGTTTCGAcgcccctctctcctccagggAACGCCCACGGAAGCCGACGACTTTGTCATTTCACAG AAAACTGTCGCCCAGCAGTGCGTGGACCTGACGCCTGCGTACGCCGCCCACCTTCTCTCGGACGTATCTTCCGATACTTTTTCCGGCGCTTCCAcgcctcgcgttcctccGGCTTCGGAGctcgaggaaaggaagcCTCCCAGACGTCTCTCGGGAGTCTCGCCGCCGTCGGCtctgaagaggcgagagacgaaggagccgcggcgagggagagggccagcgaagacgcgagaggcggGTGCGgaggcagctgcagagagcgacaaggaagagagacaattCAAACAATTCATCCGCCAGAGGTTCACGCAACTCAACCGGGTGTGGCCAGCTCCCCGAGCAGCTGTTTTCATCATTGGCCGATGCTCcgagaaacagggaaaaagaggaacagagCAAGATCTTCCAG tTGTCAGCGGAGGCGACCTGGTAGCCGCGGCGGAGTTTCATCAGCTTCATTCGTTATGCTTTCTCCAACGCATGACgacgtctctgcatgtgcggCGGCCGGAAGCCGCGAAGCCGGCGACGACGCCTGTTCCGCCCCGCAAGCCGCAGAgcgcttcgcctgcttcgaGAGTCTCTTTTGCACCCCCACCCGAAGCAAAGGTCaagtcttctgcttcctccctTCAGGGAGTTTCTCCTGTGCAACTTCCTCCTTCACCTCCTGCGCCTTCACCTCCTGCGCCTTCACCTCCTGCGCCTTCACCTCCTGCGCCTTCaccttctcctgcttctgctcctcctgcgccttctcctccttcagtttctcctcctgcgccttctcctccttcagtttctcctcctgcgccttctcctccttcagtttctcctcctgcgcctcctcctccttcagtttctcctcctgcgccttctcctccttcagttgctcctcctgcgcctcctgctccttcagttgctcctccttcgctttctcctcccgcgccttcgcctccttctgtttctcctcctgcgccttctgctgctccGCCTCCTGTcgcgaaggaggcagagaagaagaaggaagaagaggtcaagaaagaagaaacgaaaaaggagggagaggtgaagaaggaggaagagaagaagacagagggagaggagaagaaggagggagaggtgaagaaggaagaagagaagaaagagggagaggagaagaaggagggagaggtgaagaaggaagaggagaagaaggagggagaggagaagaaggaagaagagaagaaagagggagaggagaagaaggaagaagagaagaaagagggagaggagaagaaggaagaagagaagaaagagggagaggagacgaaaaaactgGAGATCGATAAGATAGATCTTTCGCAAGATGAGGCGCAAGACAAGCTTGCCGACCAACTCGTGGCTGCGGAGAAGAGTCAGTGTGCAGATGACCCAGCAGGGACGATTGTGCAGACAGCTTTGATCTTGTCGGAAGATGAACAGAAGTGCATTAACGCTCAAGTGGAGAAGTGGACAAAGCTGGTGATTCACATCAGCCACACCGACCGCCTTTTCTTCAAGTTCGCCAATTTTTTTTCGAAAGGCACCCTCAAAGTTCGCCTCTACTGCATTGCGTTCTACGAAAACGAAGATCCAAATTAT GTATCTCTGCTGTCTGGACATCGAACGAAGCTCGCGCGCCCAGAGGTTCATCCTGCTCATCCGATGAGTCGCATTCGATGCAAGATCAATCAAGAG CTGGTTCTGCCTTTCGACGCCTCGTCTCGGGGATTCTATTTGGGCGTCGTGGCAGTGATGGgccagaaaaagaagacgggagaaggcgagttCCGTCGCAAACTGATCGGCATGACGGAGTTGATCGACGCGCGTCGAGACAAGATCCGA CTGCGACGAACAGTCGTATGGGCGCTGTTCGTCCCCCAGGACCTCGTCGACCATGTACCGGCACCGCAGATCACAG GAGAAATCTTTTTCAGTGCTGAGGGATTTGAGGGAGACAAAGGTCCTCCACTGCCGAAGGAAAGCGTACTGAG AGCCTCGTTCGACTTTGGCGGGGCGGATCGGCTGCAGGCGCAGCGCctcgcgaaggagaagcaaggcAAAGCTCCGCCGGAGAAGCCGACTGGCTTTTTCCAGCGTCTCTTTGGGGGCCggcagaaggcagagatTCCGCCGCTGAAGCCGGAAGACTACGCTGGGTTCCTCAAGACCTCGCTGGGGAAGATTCCTGCCCCAGCGACCCACAAACCGAGGTTTCTGAACCTTCTCGACGAGACAACACGGCCTGACGACGCAGTTCACGGCGAGCCTGAGGTGCTGCGAATCGTCCGAAACAGAATGTCGATCATGCAGAACGTCATCGTCACCGCCGCGGAGCCTGCGCCTGAATCGCAAGCCAAGCGCGAAGAGGGACAGGCCTCCGCGAGCGACGGGAGCGCGCCGGAGGCCGGGGGAGATCGCGCGAAGCCCAGCGACGGATCCACTTCGCTCAAGAGCTCTCAAGGACGAGAACGAACTGTGCAGGCCGCCGACTCGGCTGGGGTCCCGGTTTCAGGAAGCGGCCGACTCGGAGGGAAGGCAAAAGAAGCCGTCAGCGGACGAGAGAGCGGCAGAGGAACGACGCTGGCGCCTCCGAGCAGAGCATCCGCGAAGGCGACCAACGCAAGTACGGGAGGCAAGAAAGCCGCGGAGTCGAAAGCAGCAGGGAAGTCGAAAGCGGCAGAAGCCTCGACCCGCTCACTGCAGTCACCGCGgccagaggcgaagagcaaGAGCGGCGCCACTGCGGAGGGGAAGACGTCGAAAGGCGGCAAACAGGGAGGCGCGCCAGCGGCAGGAAAGCAGTCGAAGAGTGCGTCGCCGACAACGAAGCAACCCAACAAAAGCGCAGCTTCGCCGAACGCGAAACTCGATCCGAAGAGTGCAGcgggaaggaagggagacgccAAAGCTGCGGCACCTGCcgcgaaaggagacgcgaagcagGCGGGATTCTCTCCGCGACCGAAGGAGAATTCTCGAACTGCTGCGTCGGCCGATGCGACCAAACAGAAACAGGCTTCGCCTGCGGGGAAGCAACCGGCAAAGGCGGCAAACGCGGGGAAAATCGCCGAGACGAAAGTGACGGCGCCTCCCCCCGTGAAGAAGTCTGCGGGTGTCTCTCCGAAGGGCGCAGCGGCGAAGCCAGCGGCGCAGAAGGATGCTGGACCTCCGAAGAAAGACTCCAAGAGCGGgacagccgagaagaaagcagcgcCGGCGAAGCCTGTTGAAAGCGCGCCGAAAAAGGAGGCGACGGGTAAGGCGCTCAAGAAAGCGGCGCCCTCGGGACCGCCCAAGAAGGCATGA